The proteins below come from a single Deinococcus seoulensis genomic window:
- a CDS encoding glycosyltransferase family 2 protein, translating into MNLTAVEFMFLVYFALMNVGYAIGLTTTVRQLALSIRRHQTVRFASLLTRDTHKPISLLVPAFNEEATIEASVRSLLNLRYPQFEVIVVSDGSRDRTLEELTLRFDLHPVSMVVPLTIRTQAVRATYRSASVPHLLVIDKDNGGKADALNVALQYARYPLFCALDADSLLDEEALLRVARRFADDDDLLVVGGTVRPLNGAVFRGGQIVDLTLPRRAVERFQIVEYIRAFLVGRTTLSTYGLLLIISGAFGLFRRDVVLQVGGYAHDTVGEDMELIVRLHRHAREQRRPYAITYVIDPICWTQVPDTWGLLRRQRDRWQRGLMETLWRHRRMFLNPRYGRIGLVAMPYYVFFEALAPVIELTGYLLAIGLVLSGKFSAPFVALFFLLAIAYGTLISFSAQSVEVFLRQRISPPGDRLRLLLFALLDNLGFRQWTLIIRFWATLTGPLRAGQWGKQERRRIDTTDTTPDPPPS; encoded by the coding sequence GTGAACCTCACGGCCGTCGAGTTCATGTTCCTGGTGTACTTCGCGCTGATGAACGTCGGGTACGCCATCGGCCTGACCACCACGGTGCGGCAACTGGCCCTCAGCATCCGGCGGCATCAGACGGTGCGGTTCGCGTCCCTGCTGACCCGCGACACGCACAAACCCATCTCGCTGCTCGTCCCGGCCTTCAACGAGGAAGCCACCATCGAGGCCAGCGTGCGGTCACTGCTGAACCTCCGGTACCCGCAGTTCGAGGTGATCGTCGTCAGTGACGGCAGCCGCGACCGCACCCTGGAAGAACTGACCCTGCGCTTCGACCTGCACCCGGTCAGCATGGTCGTCCCGCTGACCATCCGCACGCAGGCGGTGCGCGCCACGTACCGCAGCGCCAGCGTGCCGCACCTGCTGGTGATCGACAAGGACAACGGCGGCAAGGCCGACGCGCTGAACGTCGCGTTGCAGTACGCCCGCTACCCGCTGTTCTGCGCGCTGGACGCCGACAGCCTGCTGGACGAGGAAGCGTTGCTGCGCGTCGCGCGGCGCTTCGCGGACGACGACGACCTGCTGGTCGTGGGCGGCACGGTCCGCCCCCTGAACGGCGCGGTCTTCCGGGGCGGGCAGATCGTGGACCTGACCCTGCCGCGCCGCGCCGTGGAACGCTTTCAGATCGTGGAGTACATCCGCGCGTTCCTGGTGGGCCGCACCACCCTCAGCACCTACGGCCTGCTGCTGATCATCTCCGGGGCGTTCGGTCTGTTCCGCCGGGACGTGGTCCTGCAGGTCGGCGGGTACGCGCACGACACGGTCGGCGAGGACATGGAACTGATCGTCCGGCTGCACCGCCACGCGCGCGAGCAGCGCCGCCCGTACGCCATCACGTACGTCATCGACCCGATCTGCTGGACGCAGGTGCCCGACACCTGGGGCCTGCTGCGGCGGCAACGGGACCGCTGGCAGCGCGGCCTGATGGAAACCCTCTGGCGGCACCGGCGCATGTTCCTCAACCCCCGCTACGGCCGCATCGGTCTGGTCGCCATGCCGTACTACGTGTTCTTCGAGGCGCTGGCCCCCGTGATCGAACTGACCGGCTACCTGCTGGCCATCGGGCTGGTCCTGAGCGGCAAGTTCAGCGCGCCGTTCGTGGCGCTGTTCTTCCTGCTGGCCATCGCGTACGGCACCCTGATCTCCTTCAGCGCGCAGAGCGTCGAGGTATTCCTGCGGCAGCGCATCTCGCCGCCCGGCGACCGCCTGCGCCTGCTGCTGTTCGCGCTGCTGGACAACCTGGGGTTCCGGCAGTGGACGCTGATCATCCGCTTCTGGGCGACCCTGACCGGCCCGCTGCGCGCCGGACAGTGGGGGAAGCAGGAGCGGCGCCGCATCGACACCACCGACACCACCCCCGACCCCCCACCTTCATGA
- a CDS encoding DUF1232 domain-containing protein, with amino-acid sequence MIARIRSGWRDSLALLFALGDRRTPAGAKLMAALAVAYALLPLDLLPDLTPLLGLADDVLIVPTLLALAARTLPEPVLTEARGRSLRVQRRLPWLIPAGIAAALLLMTLGGWLLWRAVSG; translated from the coding sequence GTGATTGCACGTATCCGTTCGGGCTGGCGCGACTCGCTGGCCCTGCTGTTCGCCCTCGGGGACCGCCGCACGCCCGCCGGGGCGAAACTCATGGCGGCGCTGGCCGTCGCCTACGCCCTGCTGCCGCTGGACCTGCTGCCCGACCTGACCCCGCTACTGGGACTGGCGGACGACGTGCTGATCGTGCCCACCCTGCTGGCCCTGGCCGCCCGCACCCTGCCCGAACCCGTCCTGACCGAGGCGCGCGGCCGGAGCCTGCGCGTGCAGCGCCGCCTGCCCTGGCTGATTCCCGCCGGGATCGCCGCCGCGCTGCTCCTCATGACGCTCGGCGGCTGGTTGCTGTGGCGGGCCGTGAGCGGCTAA